The following coding sequences are from one Streptomyces sp. NBC_01485 window:
- a CDS encoding ABC transporter permease — protein MATLTTPAPRLAALPGFLRHQAVRKLLLLALAAAVLVPLANARWSSGSWPATLTVDLTKPLTGASDWIIDNRDSHPLFLYFFGHLSNGVVLSVRAVYLVLLGAGWAGVTAAGALIAWRVAGVRLALGTAAAFLACGLLGMWVPTMQTLALMVVAVLASVVVGVLLGLAGGLSERLDRALRPVLDTMQVLPAFAYLLPVVLVFGIGVPAAVLATVVYAAPPMARLTALGLRGADKEVLEAVDSLGATARQRLLTARIPLARKELLLGLNQTIMMALSMAVIASVIGAGGLGDRVYQALASVDVGAALAAGIPIVLLAVVLDRVTAAAGDGSDGSYGSGGGDGPARWTAWAYAGAAAVAVALTGRVAGRLDWPDAWTVPIAAPVNDAVGWMTDHLYSGVPVVGGTADWAGRFTTWVLDPVRDGLQGLPWWAVLLLVAAIAWPIGTWRTALTAVLALAATGVLGVWEPSLDTLSQVLAAVAVTLVLGFATGIAAARSDRVERLLRPVLDVFQTMPQFVYLIPVVALFGVGRAPAVAAAVVYALPAVVRITTQGLRQVDPAAMESARSLGATGAQQLRQVQLPLARPALLLAVNQGVVLVLAVVIIGGLVGGGALGYEAVFGLAQGDLATGLVAGAAIVCLGLMLDRVTQPADRRTKKGA, from the coding sequence ATGGCCACGCTGACCACCCCCGCGCCCCGGCTCGCCGCCCTGCCCGGCTTCCTCCGGCACCAGGCGGTCCGCAAGCTGCTGCTCCTCGCGCTCGCCGCCGCCGTCCTCGTACCGTTGGCCAACGCCCGTTGGTCCAGCGGGAGTTGGCCCGCTACGCTCACCGTCGACCTCACCAAACCCCTCACCGGCGCCAGCGACTGGATCATCGACAACCGCGACAGCCACCCCCTGTTCCTCTACTTCTTCGGCCACCTCAGCAACGGCGTCGTCCTCTCCGTGCGCGCCGTCTACCTGGTGCTGCTCGGCGCCGGCTGGGCCGGTGTCACGGCGGCGGGCGCGCTGATCGCCTGGCGGGTGGCCGGGGTGCGGCTCGCGCTCGGCACGGCGGCCGCGTTCCTGGCCTGCGGCCTGCTCGGCATGTGGGTGCCGACGATGCAGACGCTCGCCCTGATGGTCGTCGCCGTCCTCGCGTCGGTCGTCGTGGGCGTGCTGCTCGGCCTGGCCGGCGGGCTCTCCGAGCGCCTCGACCGCGCCCTGCGCCCGGTCCTGGACACCATGCAGGTGCTGCCCGCCTTCGCGTACCTCCTGCCGGTCGTGCTGGTCTTCGGCATCGGCGTCCCGGCGGCCGTCCTGGCCACCGTCGTCTACGCCGCCCCGCCCATGGCCCGGCTCACCGCGCTCGGTCTGCGCGGCGCCGACAAGGAGGTCCTGGAGGCGGTCGACTCGCTGGGCGCGACCGCGCGCCAGCGCCTGCTGACCGCCCGGATCCCGCTGGCCCGCAAGGAACTCCTGCTCGGCCTCAACCAGACGATCATGATGGCGCTGTCGATGGCGGTCATCGCGTCGGTGATCGGCGCGGGCGGCCTCGGCGACCGCGTCTACCAGGCTCTGGCCTCGGTCGACGTGGGCGCGGCCCTCGCCGCCGGCATCCCGATCGTGCTGCTCGCGGTCGTCCTGGACCGCGTCACGGCGGCCGCCGGTGACGGGAGCGACGGCAGCTACGGGAGCGGCGGAGGTGACGGCCCCGCCCGGTGGACCGCGTGGGCGTACGCCGGTGCCGCCGCCGTGGCCGTGGCCCTCACCGGACGCGTGGCCGGCCGGCTCGACTGGCCCGACGCCTGGACGGTGCCCATCGCCGCCCCGGTCAACGACGCCGTCGGCTGGATGACCGACCACCTCTACTCCGGGGTGCCCGTCGTCGGCGGCACCGCCGACTGGGCCGGCCGTTTCACTACCTGGGTCCTCGACCCCGTACGGGACGGCCTCCAGGGGCTGCCCTGGTGGGCGGTGCTGCTGCTGGTCGCCGCGATCGCCTGGCCGATCGGCACTTGGCGCACCGCGCTGACCGCCGTCCTCGCGCTCGCCGCGACCGGTGTGCTCGGCGTGTGGGAACCGTCCCTGGACACCCTGTCCCAGGTGCTGGCCGCGGTCGCCGTCACCCTCGTCCTGGGCTTCGCGACCGGTATCGCCGCCGCCCGCAGCGACCGCGTCGAACGGCTGCTGCGCCCCGTCCTGGACGTGTTCCAGACGATGCCGCAGTTCGTGTACCTGATCCCGGTCGTCGCCCTGTTCGGCGTCGGGCGCGCCCCCGCCGTCGCGGCGGCCGTCGTGTACGCGCTGCCCGCCGTCGTACGCATCACCACGCAGGGCCTGCGGCAGGTCGACCCGGCGGCGATGGAGTCGGCCCGGTCCCTCGGCGCGACCGGCGCGCAGCAACTGCGTCAGGTCCAACTCCCGCTCGCCCGACCAGCGTTGCTGCTCGCCGTGAACCAGGGCGTGGTCCTCGTCCTCGCCGTCGTCATCATCGGCGGCCTGGTCGGCGGCGGCGCGCTCGGCTACGAGGCCGTCTTCGGGCTCGCCCAGGGCGACCTGGCGACCGGTCTGGTGGCCGGCGCCGCGATCGTCTGCCTCGGCCTGATGCTCGACCGGGTGACCCAGCCCGCCGACCGGCGCACGAAGAAGGGAGCGTGA
- a CDS encoding ABC transporter substrate-binding protein: protein MRVRMTCPVAVTASLVLLTGCGAADMTKQASPFANARGTKTVTLSVQSWVGAQSNVAVAQYLLEHKLGYRVDTVQVDEIPAWDALSQGRVDAILEDWGHPDQEKRYVDDKKTIARGGELGVTGHIGWYVPTYFAKQHPDVTNWKNLNKYASQFRTAESGGKGQLMDGSPSYVTNDKALVDNLNLDYQVVFAGSEAAQITQIRRFAKERKPFLTYWYAPQWLLKKVPMTEVKLPAYKEGCDADPAKVTCGYPHTPLQKYLNADFAKDGGKAAAFLKKFRWTTEDQNEVSLMIADQKLTPEQASEKWVDSHASTWKKWL from the coding sequence ATGCGAGTTCGTATGACCTGTCCGGTGGCCGTGACGGCGTCCCTCGTCCTGCTGACCGGCTGCGGCGCCGCCGACATGACCAAGCAGGCGTCCCCCTTCGCGAACGCCCGGGGCACGAAGACGGTGACCCTCTCCGTCCAGTCCTGGGTGGGCGCGCAGTCCAACGTCGCCGTGGCCCAGTACCTCCTGGAGCACAAGCTCGGCTACCGCGTCGACACCGTGCAGGTCGACGAGATCCCCGCCTGGGACGCGCTCAGCCAGGGCCGGGTCGACGCGATCCTGGAGGACTGGGGCCACCCCGACCAGGAGAAGCGGTACGTCGACGACAAGAAGACGATCGCGCGCGGCGGCGAACTCGGCGTCACCGGGCACATCGGCTGGTACGTCCCCACGTACTTCGCCAAGCAGCACCCCGACGTCACGAACTGGAAGAACCTCAACAAGTACGCGTCGCAGTTCCGCACCGCCGAGAGCGGCGGCAAGGGTCAGCTCATGGACGGCTCCCCGTCCTACGTCACCAACGACAAGGCCCTGGTGGACAACCTGAACCTGGACTACCAGGTCGTGTTCGCCGGTTCGGAGGCCGCGCAGATCACCCAGATCCGCCGGTTCGCCAAGGAGAGGAAGCCCTTCCTGACGTACTGGTACGCCCCGCAGTGGCTGCTGAAGAAGGTCCCGATGACGGAGGTGAAGCTCCCGGCCTACAAGGAGGGCTGCGACGCCGACCCGGCGAAGGTGACCTGCGGCTACCCGCACACCCCGCTGCAGAAGTACCTCAACGCGGACTTCGCGAAGGACGGCGGCAAGGCGGCGGCCTTCCTGAAGAAGTTCAGGTGGACGACGGAGGACCAGAACGAGGTCTCCCTGATGATCGCCGACCAGAAACTGACCCCGGAGCAGGCGTCGGAAAAGTGGGTGGACTCGCACGCGTCCACATGGAAGAAGTGGCTATAG
- a CDS encoding carboxymuconolactone decarboxylase family protein, with protein sequence MSNSDQISRVALKKITPDVSKAMGSLHVAAVSAAADAKVEPELLELVRIRASQLNGCAFCLDMHTKDARAQDETEQRIYALNAWRETPFFTERERAALALTEAVTFVADGHVPDDVYAEAAAVFDEAQIAALIWAATVINAYNRIAIATRMVPGAYQPAKK encoded by the coding sequence ATGAGCAACAGCGATCAGATATCCCGTGTGGCCCTGAAGAAAATCACCCCCGACGTTTCCAAGGCGATGGGTTCCCTGCACGTCGCCGCTGTTTCCGCCGCGGCAGACGCGAAGGTCGAGCCGGAACTCCTCGAACTGGTCAGGATCCGCGCCTCCCAGCTCAACGGCTGCGCGTTCTGCCTCGACATGCACACGAAGGACGCCCGTGCCCAGGACGAGACCGAACAGCGCATCTACGCCCTGAACGCCTGGCGGGAGACCCCCTTCTTCACCGAACGGGAGCGCGCCGCACTGGCGTTGACGGAAGCGGTGACCTTCGTCGCCGACGGGCATGTGCCGGACGACGTCTACGCCGAGGCGGCGGCGGTCTTCGACGAGGCGCAGATCGCGGCGCTCATCTGGGCGGCCACCGTCATCAACGCGTACAACCGGATCGCGATCGCGACGCGCATGGTTCCGGGGGCTTATCAGCCCGCGAAGAAGTAA
- a CDS encoding aminotransferase class IV produces the protein MGEGLLTWTLSRGLTAEPESVADGPLLVADSWLVRDGRVRGYGRHRERFLRACAEYVKGSDGGGSGPRRLVQFWQDVTAALPRTGEWFPRVELTAGSLELRLRLRHAPPLGTAIRLWSVGQPDRRTAPRRKGPDLDVLARVRERAIDEGAQDGMLVDPSGAVLESATASVLWWEDDTLCQPPPRLPHLPGVTAALIQERALHSGIRTAHRERTVTELAGREVWLVNALHGIRPVTGWTGEPMTAGPAVRAEEWRRWLDELPEPLPNTGNP, from the coding sequence GTGGGTGAAGGGCTGTTGACCTGGACGCTCAGTCGTGGGCTGACCGCCGAACCGGAATCCGTGGCGGACGGGCCTCTGCTGGTCGCCGACTCGTGGCTGGTGCGCGACGGCCGGGTGCGCGGGTACGGCCGCCACCGGGAGCGGTTTCTGCGGGCCTGCGCGGAGTACGTGAAGGGCTCGGACGGCGGCGGATCGGGGCCGCGTCGGCTCGTCCAGTTCTGGCAGGACGTGACCGCCGCGCTGCCGCGCACCGGCGAGTGGTTTCCCCGGGTCGAACTGACCGCCGGCTCCCTGGAGTTGAGACTGCGGCTGCGGCACGCCCCGCCGCTCGGCACCGCGATACGCCTCTGGTCCGTCGGCCAGCCGGACCGGCGGACCGCGCCCCGCCGCAAGGGGCCGGACCTGGACGTCCTGGCCCGGGTGCGGGAGCGGGCGATCGACGAAGGGGCTCAGGACGGGATGCTGGTCGATCCGTCCGGAGCGGTCCTGGAGTCGGCGACGGCGAGCGTGCTGTGGTGGGAGGACGACACCCTGTGCCAGCCGCCGCCCCGACTGCCTCACCTGCCCGGAGTGACCGCCGCACTCATCCAGGAACGCGCGCTCCACTCCGGGATCCGCACCGCCCACCGCGAACGGACCGTGACCGAGCTGGCCGGCCGCGAGGTGTGGCTCGTGAACGCGCTGCACGGGATCCGGCCGGTGACGGGCTGGACCGGCGAGCCGATGACGGCCGGTCCTGCGGTGCGGGCGGAGGAATGGCGCAGGTGGCTGGACGAATTGCCGGAACCGCTGCCGAATACAGGAAACCCATAG
- a CDS encoding FAD-dependent monooxygenase produces the protein MNPVIVVGAGPVGLSAALGLRAHGLPVVLLEADPEDRERPGSRALFVHRETLRSLDGMCPGLAAEITSYGRTWHTRRTLYRGREVYARTFPPPSGLPPFTSLRQVDTERFLRAACVRAGVEFVWAARVTGVHTSGSGVTLVGEHGREWSARYVVAADGARSAVRHALGIAMEGVRGEGFHVVVDVADVPDAELPLERVFHYEHPGVGGRSVMRVPFTGGFQVDLQCRDDDLEEAYGTEDAVRKWLPGVVGDGYADRVLWVSTYRFLRKVAASFTDPHGRVLLVGEAAHLFPPFGARGMNSGIADAAAAAQAVAAGTAEAVAGFADVRRAAGLFNSEAAGVALDHLRPRRRIVRLRQRAAAALAPVLPSCGSWLEHAPYGPRGGAPAVAGGKY, from the coding sequence GTGAACCCCGTGATCGTGGTGGGCGCGGGCCCGGTCGGCCTGTCGGCCGCGCTCGGCCTGCGCGCGCACGGGCTGCCGGTCGTGCTGCTGGAGGCGGACCCCGAGGACCGCGAACGGCCGGGCAGCCGCGCCCTGTTCGTGCACAGGGAGACCCTGCGGTCACTCGACGGGATGTGCCCGGGGCTGGCCGCCGAGATCACGTCGTACGGCCGGACCTGGCACACCCGGCGCACCCTCTACCGGGGCCGCGAGGTGTACGCGCGCACCTTCCCGCCGCCGTCCGGGCTGCCGCCGTTCACCAGTCTGCGTCAGGTGGACACCGAGCGGTTCCTGCGCGCCGCGTGCGTGCGGGCGGGGGTGGAGTTCGTCTGGGCGGCGCGGGTCACGGGCGTCCACACGTCCGGGTCGGGGGTCACGCTCGTCGGCGAGCACGGGCGCGAGTGGAGCGCCAGGTACGTCGTCGCCGCCGACGGCGCCCGCTCGGCCGTCCGGCACGCGCTGGGCATCGCCATGGAGGGCGTACGCGGCGAGGGCTTCCACGTCGTCGTCGACGTGGCGGACGTACCGGACGCCGAACTGCCGCTGGAGCGCGTCTTCCACTACGAGCATCCGGGCGTCGGCGGCCGCAGCGTGATGCGGGTGCCGTTCACCGGCGGCTTCCAGGTCGACCTCCAGTGCCGCGACGACGACCTGGAGGAGGCCTACGGCACCGAGGACGCCGTACGGAAGTGGCTGCCCGGCGTCGTGGGCGACGGGTACGCCGACCGCGTCCTGTGGGTGTCGACGTACCGCTTCCTGCGCAAGGTCGCCGCCTCCTTCACGGATCCGCACGGCCGGGTGCTGCTCGTCGGGGAGGCGGCGCACCTGTTCCCGCCGTTCGGCGCGCGTGGCATGAACAGCGGCATCGCGGACGCGGCGGCGGCGGCGCAGGCCGTGGCGGCCGGGACGGCGGAGGCGGTGGCCGGTTTCGCGGACGTACGGCGGGCCGCGGGCCTGTTCAACAGCGAGGCCGCCGGGGTCGCCCTGGACCATCTGCGGCCACGACGCCGGATCGTCCGCCTCAGGCAGCGTGCGGCGGCGGCCCTCGCGCCCGTGCTGCCGTCGTGCGGCTCATGGCTGGAGCACGCGCCGTACGGACCCCGGGGCGGGGCGCCGGCGGTGGCGGGCGGGAAGTACTGA
- a CDS encoding class I adenylate-forming enzyme family protein, protein MSQQPLLADRGFYLGPLFRRAADRHGAVFVTLDRPLDTHPARGVDLDYTALADVVEDLSGRLWAAGVRPSEQVVVHKTDNVDIVLLTCAVSRIGAVPVLLSPGLAGPVVGQLLGRLRQPWLVTDRAKLAGPLADVELSALVRRTLSVDDAPGTDAEPLAKYADAEPPVPVRLHPREPALITHSSGTTGVPKLAVHCPNTMWNRLVPQQAMGWPTRGETAALHMSFVHSRFYHLLGVLLHFGSPLVLITDPEPASVGPLLVRHRPGIVETHPNTFVLWEELADAPGAPLSRVKSYGSTFDAIHPRTVRRLLGASKRRAPWLIQLYGQSETGPVAFQWFTRRSAARADGRRVGIGIPGFTRVRIADADGRRVAPGTPGRIEARTRGRILTYLGARAQYDRQLDGGWWQMGDMGYMSRLGALHLTDREIDQIDAVHSNLAVEDALMERLEELREVVIVPGADREPVPVVCVRGERPLDPERWREATADLPAMAEPRQWRFEELPMTATWKVKRVEITRMLTERLAGTPVGVRA, encoded by the coding sequence ATGTCGCAGCAACCCCTGCTCGCCGACCGCGGGTTCTATCTGGGCCCGCTGTTCCGGCGGGCGGCCGACCGCCACGGCGCCGTCTTCGTCACCCTGGACCGGCCGCTGGACACCCACCCCGCGCGCGGGGTCGACCTCGACTACACGGCCCTGGCCGACGTCGTCGAGGACCTGTCGGGACGGCTGTGGGCGGCCGGGGTGCGACCCTCGGAACAGGTGGTCGTCCACAAGACGGACAACGTCGACATCGTGCTGCTGACCTGCGCGGTCTCCCGTATCGGCGCGGTCCCCGTCCTCCTCTCCCCCGGCCTGGCCGGGCCGGTCGTCGGACAGCTCCTCGGACGGCTGCGGCAGCCGTGGCTGGTCACCGACCGCGCCAAACTGGCCGGCCCGCTCGCGGACGTCGAACTCTCCGCGCTGGTCCGCCGGACCCTCTCCGTGGACGACGCGCCGGGCACCGACGCCGAACCCCTGGCGAAGTACGCCGACGCCGAACCCCCCGTCCCTGTACGGCTGCACCCCCGCGAGCCCGCCCTGATCACCCACAGCTCGGGCACCACCGGCGTCCCCAAGCTCGCCGTGCACTGCCCGAACACCATGTGGAACCGGCTCGTCCCGCAGCAGGCGATGGGCTGGCCCACGCGCGGTGAGACGGCCGCGCTGCACATGTCGTTCGTGCACTCGCGCTTCTACCATCTGCTCGGCGTCCTGCTGCACTTCGGCAGCCCGCTCGTGCTGATCACCGACCCCGAACCGGCCTCCGTGGGACCGCTGTTGGTCCGCCACCGGCCCGGCATCGTGGAGACCCACCCCAACACCTTCGTCCTGTGGGAGGAATTGGCCGACGCGCCCGGCGCTCCGCTGTCCCGCGTGAAGTCGTACGGCTCCACCTTCGACGCCATCCACCCGCGCACCGTACGGCGGTTGCTGGGCGCGTCGAAGCGCCGGGCGCCCTGGCTGATCCAGCTCTACGGGCAGAGCGAGACGGGGCCGGTCGCGTTCCAGTGGTTCACCCGGCGCAGCGCGGCACGGGCGGACGGGCGGCGGGTCGGCATCGGCATCCCCGGGTTCACCCGGGTCCGGATCGCGGACGCCGACGGCAGGCGGGTCGCGCCGGGCACGCCCGGACGGATCGAGGCCCGCACCAGGGGCCGCATCCTCACCTACCTGGGCGCGCGGGCGCAGTACGACCGCCAACTCGACGGCGGATGGTGGCAGATGGGCGACATGGGCTACATGAGCCGGCTGGGCGCCCTGCACCTGACCGACCGTGAGATCGACCAGATCGACGCCGTGCACAGCAATCTGGCGGTCGAGGACGCGCTGATGGAGCGGCTGGAGGAACTCCGTGAGGTCGTCATCGTGCCGGGCGCGGACCGCGAACCGGTGCCGGTGGTGTGCGTACGCGGAGAACGGCCACTGGATCCGGAGCGCTGGCGCGAGGCGACGGCCGATCTGCCCGCGATGGCCGAGCCCCGGCAGTGGCGGTTCGAGGAACTGCCGATGACCGCGACCTGGAAGGTGAAGCGGGTGGAGATCACCCGCATGCTGACCGAGAGGCTCGCCGGGACGCCGGTGGGCGTGCGCGCGTGA
- a CDS encoding benzoate-CoA ligase family protein, whose translation MTTLQPTTTTVPQPRAPRDTSAAEAPGNLAAYLDDLAGRRGWTGRVAFHQGHQGWTHGEVHALGARAAGVLAGYGVRPGDRVLIALPDGIAWVAAFLGVARLGAVAVLVNPELPAAEHAFMAEDTDAVLCLTGPWMEDRFAGRARLGADQFLALAPATDPAPAHPVDADTPLYVQYTSGTTGRPKGVVHTHGDPKTYHDLIGRRLLGITEDDVTLSVSKLYFAYGFGNAFVFPLFSGSSAVLVDRRPSPAAVDELVARHRVTLFYSVPSAYAALVTDRGSGHGACFASVRVAVSAGEGLPDGLGERVGELLGAPVLEQIGSTEAGHAFCANSLGHNHPGTVGRPVPGFEVELRDRAGHPVPDGEEGELWVRGPSVTSGYLNRPEETARTLVGGWLATHDRARREPDGAYRHLGRTDDMEMVGGITVSPLEVEAVLRTHPAVREVAVAAVTDGQGSSRLRAFVVPAGTPPDGLADDLAALARDRLAAFKVPRSVSFVPSLPRTSTGKLRRHLVRQGAW comes from the coding sequence ATGACGACGCTGCAGCCCACGACCACGACCGTTCCCCAGCCCAGAGCGCCCCGGGACACCTCCGCAGCCGAGGCCCCCGGCAACCTGGCCGCTTACCTCGACGATCTCGCCGGGCGGCGCGGCTGGACCGGCCGGGTCGCGTTCCATCAGGGGCATCAGGGCTGGACCCACGGTGAGGTGCACGCGCTCGGGGCACGGGCGGCCGGCGTCCTCGCCGGGTACGGGGTGCGGCCCGGGGACCGGGTGCTGATCGCCCTGCCCGACGGGATCGCCTGGGTGGCGGCCTTCCTCGGGGTCGCCCGGCTGGGGGCCGTCGCCGTCCTCGTCAATCCCGAACTGCCCGCCGCCGAGCACGCGTTCATGGCCGAGGACACCGACGCCGTGCTGTGTCTGACCGGGCCGTGGATGGAGGACCGGTTCGCCGGGCGGGCGCGGCTCGGCGCCGACCAGTTCCTCGCGCTCGCCCCCGCCACCGACCCGGCCCCCGCCCACCCGGTCGACGCCGACACGCCCCTGTACGTGCAGTACACCTCCGGTACCACGGGTCGCCCCAAGGGGGTCGTGCACACGCACGGCGACCCGAAGACGTACCACGACCTCATCGGCCGGCGGCTGCTGGGGATCACCGAGGACGACGTCACCCTGTCCGTGTCGAAGCTGTACTTCGCCTACGGGTTCGGCAACGCCTTCGTCTTCCCGCTCTTCTCGGGATCGTCCGCCGTGCTGGTGGACCGGCGTCCGTCGCCCGCCGCCGTCGACGAGCTCGTCGCCCGGCACCGGGTGACCCTGTTCTACTCCGTGCCGTCGGCGTACGCGGCGCTGGTCACCGACCGGGGCAGCGGGCACGGGGCCTGTTTCGCCTCCGTGCGGGTCGCCGTGTCGGCCGGTGAGGGGCTGCCGGACGGACTCGGCGAGCGCGTCGGCGAGTTGCTCGGGGCGCCGGTGCTGGAGCAGATCGGCTCCACCGAGGCCGGTCACGCGTTCTGCGCGAACAGTCTCGGCCACAACCACCCGGGCACCGTCGGCCGTCCCGTCCCGGGGTTCGAGGTGGAGCTGCGCGACCGCGCCGGACACCCCGTGCCCGACGGCGAGGAGGGCGAACTGTGGGTGCGCGGGCCGTCGGTGACGTCCGGCTACCTCAACCGGCCCGAGGAGACGGCACGCACGCTCGTCGGCGGCTGGCTGGCCACCCACGACCGGGCGCGCCGTGAACCGGACGGCGCCTACCGGCACTTGGGCCGCACCGACGACATGGAGATGGTCGGCGGGATCACCGTCTCCCCGCTGGAGGTGGAGGCCGTGCTGCGCACCCATCCGGCGGTGCGGGAGGTCGCCGTCGCGGCCGTCACCGACGGGCAGGGCTCCAGCCGGCTGCGCGCCTTCGTCGTACCCGCCGGGACCCCGCCGGACGGTCTGGCCGACGACCTCGCCGCCCTCGCCCGCGACCGCCTCGCCGCCTTCAAGGTGCCCCGGAGCGTCAGCTTCGTCCCGTCGCTGCCCCGCACCTCCACCGGAAAGCTCCGCCGCCACCTCGTCCGCCAGGGCGCCTGGTGA
- the pabB gene encoding aminodeoxychorismate synthase component I produces the protein MKTLLIDNYDSYTYNLFQLIAEVNGEEPVVIVNDAPADVIDDLAEFDNVVVSPGPGHPAKARDFGISARVLAESTVPVLGVCLGHQGIAHGEGARVVPAPEPRHGYLSAVRHDGRDLFQGLPQNFTAVRYHSLSVREPLPASLEATAWAEDGVLMGLRHRERPLWGVQFHPESVLTEYGHRMLVNFRNLTAERARKLRTKNTAVPPTETTIPSRGAVSARLAATAGPSVTGPTVTVPRPRRAGGPAHRLHTRRIAGAIDAEAAFTRLYADSPRAFWLDSSRVERGLSRFSFFGDDSGPLAEFVRYDVEAGQCEIERAGRPARKVRASVFDYLKRQLANRRVDATGLPFDFTGGYVGYFGYETKADCGSPNRHRATTPDACWLFADRLIAVDHQQGFTYAVCLAEDTPQAGLDATEWLENTLAQLTSLPEETDRTPVPDPARPAETDLGSDLGSDRGSVEPWLVRDRATYLADIAACKDELAAGTSYEICLTDAARLPAPDDSYAFYRALRRVNPAPYASYLRFGDLDVVGSSPERFLRITRDGIAEAKPIKGTAPRGAGPVEDARLRDELAADAKTRAENLMIVDLLRNDLGRVCRTGTVRVTRLMATESYATLHQLVSTVEGRLRADTDAVDCVRACFPGGSMTGAPKLRTLEIIDGLESEARGVYSGALGYLGCSGGADLNIVIRTAVLADGLMQLGAGGAIVLDSDPVAEYDEMLLKTAAQMRALHEHTTRPPGITARQVTPKPGRPGASSPVPATVKEATR, from the coding sequence GTGAAGACCCTGCTCATCGACAATTACGACTCGTACACGTACAACCTGTTCCAGCTGATCGCCGAGGTCAACGGCGAGGAACCGGTGGTGATCGTCAACGACGCCCCTGCGGACGTCATTGACGATCTTGCGGAATTCGACAACGTGGTGGTGTCGCCGGGTCCGGGGCACCCGGCGAAGGCGCGTGACTTCGGCATCAGCGCCAGGGTGCTCGCCGAGTCCACGGTGCCGGTGCTCGGCGTCTGCCTCGGCCACCAGGGCATCGCGCACGGGGAGGGTGCCCGGGTGGTGCCCGCGCCGGAGCCCCGGCACGGGTACCTGTCGGCCGTCCGCCACGACGGACGCGACCTGTTCCAGGGGCTCCCGCAGAACTTCACCGCCGTCCGCTACCACTCGTTGTCCGTGCGCGAGCCGCTGCCCGCCTCCCTGGAGGCCACGGCCTGGGCGGAGGACGGCGTCCTGATGGGGCTGCGGCATCGCGAACGGCCCCTGTGGGGCGTGCAGTTCCACCCGGAGTCGGTGCTCACCGAGTACGGCCACCGGATGCTGGTGAACTTCCGCAACCTCACCGCCGAGCGGGCCCGCAAGCTGCGCACGAAGAACACCGCCGTCCCGCCGACCGAGACGACGATCCCGAGCCGCGGCGCCGTATCGGCCCGCCTCGCGGCGACCGCCGGACCTTCGGTGACCGGCCCCACGGTGACCGTCCCCCGCCCCCGCCGCGCCGGCGGCCCCGCGCACCGGCTGCACACCCGCCGCATCGCCGGGGCGATCGACGCGGAGGCCGCCTTCACGCGGCTCTACGCCGACTCGCCGCGCGCGTTCTGGCTGGACAGTTCCCGGGTCGAACGCGGCCTCTCCCGCTTCTCGTTCTTCGGCGACGACAGCGGTCCGCTCGCCGAGTTCGTGCGGTACGACGTCGAGGCCGGCCAGTGCGAGATCGAGCGGGCCGGACGGCCCGCCCGCAAGGTCCGGGCGAGCGTCTTCGACTACCTCAAGCGGCAGTTGGCCAACCGCCGGGTCGACGCCACCGGCCTGCCCTTCGACTTCACCGGCGGCTACGTCGGCTACTTCGGCTACGAGACGAAGGCCGACTGCGGCTCCCCCAACCGGCACCGCGCCACCACCCCGGACGCCTGCTGGCTCTTCGCCGACCGGCTGATCGCGGTGGACCACCAGCAGGGCTTCACCTACGCGGTCTGCCTCGCTGAGGACACCCCGCAGGCCGGCCTGGACGCCACGGAGTGGCTGGAGAACACCCTCGCCCAGCTCACCTCACTGCCCGAGGAGACCGACCGGACGCCGGTGCCGGATCCGGCCCGTCCGGCCGAGACCGACCTCGGTTCCGACCTCGGTTCCGACCGCGGTTCCGTCGAACCGTGGCTGGTGCGGGACCGGGCGACGTATCTCGCGGACATCGCGGCCTGCAAAGACGAACTCGCGGCGGGCACCAGTTACGAGATCTGCCTGACCGACGCCGCGCGGTTACCCGCTCCGGACGACTCGTACGCCTTCTACCGGGCGCTGCGCCGCGTCAACCCCGCCCCGTACGCCTCGTATCTGAGATTCGGCGACCTCGACGTCGTCGGCTCCTCGCCCGAGCGGTTCCTGCGGATCACCCGGGACGGCATCGCCGAGGCCAAGCCCATCAAGGGCACCGCACCGCGCGGCGCCGGTCCCGTGGAGGACGCCCGGCTCCGCGACGAGCTGGCGGCGGACGCCAAGACCCGCGCCGAGAACCTGATGATCGTCGACCTGCTCCGCAACGACCTGGGCCGGGTCTGCCGGACCGGGACCGTACGCGTCACCCGGCTCATGGCCACCGAGTCGTACGCCACCCTGCACCAGCTCGTGTCCACCGTCGAGGGACGGCTGCGCGCCGACACGGACGCCGTGGACTGTGTGCGCGCCTGCTTCCCCGGCGGCTCGATGACCGGCGCGCCGAAGCTGCGCACGCTGGAGATCATCGACGGGCTGGAGAGCGAGGCGCGCGGCGTGTACTCGGGGGCCCTCGGCTACCTGGGGTGCAGCGGCGGCGCGGACCTCAACATCGTCATCCGCACCGCCGTCCTGGCCGACGGGCTGATGCAGCTCGGCGCCGGGGGCGCGATCGTCCTGGACTCCGACCCGGTCGCCGAGTACGACGAGATGCTCCTGAAGACGGCCGCCCAGATGCGGGCCCTGCACGAGCACACGACCCGGCCGCCGGGCATCACGGCCCGCCAGGTGACCCCGAAGCCGGGACGCCCCGGCGCCTCCTCCCCCGTCCCGGCCACCGTCAAGGAGGCCACCCGATGA